The Sphingomonas sp. So64.6b genome includes a region encoding these proteins:
- a CDS encoding TIGR03032 family protein, translating into MSKKPIASATENMPPPSGPAGGAAKAKTAAAPASKQPNTNISVSRGFADWLRANKLSFAFTSYQTGQLFLVGVTPAGTVSFNQQNFTRAMGVCYQPGRLYLGALHQVWRLENVLRPGELGNKSFDMVLVPRNAQTTGDVDVHEVGTDSAGRVIFVNTKYSCLATLDLNHSFRPIWKPKFISKLAPEDRCHLNGMAMDNGKPRYVTAVSRSDILTGWRERRHEGGVLIEVETDRVVTDQLSMPHSPRVYGDSVLALDSGRGQIIRIDPKTGDRTDIAFCPGFLRGMSIHNGHALVTVSKPRNGTFAGLALDDAMKERDAEPWCGVLVVNLATGDIVEWVKLEGFITELFDVAAMPSVVCPMSIGPDTLEIRSTITFDPVITKA; encoded by the coding sequence ATGAGCAAGAAGCCCATCGCCAGCGCGACCGAGAATATGCCGCCACCCTCTGGGCCGGCAGGCGGCGCGGCCAAAGCCAAGACAGCCGCGGCACCGGCGTCGAAGCAGCCCAATACGAATATCTCGGTATCGCGTGGTTTTGCCGACTGGCTGCGTGCGAACAAGTTGAGCTTCGCTTTCACCTCGTATCAGACCGGCCAGCTGTTCCTGGTCGGTGTGACGCCGGCCGGTACTGTCTCATTCAATCAGCAGAATTTCACGCGCGCGATGGGCGTCTGTTATCAGCCAGGCCGGCTTTATCTCGGCGCGCTGCATCAGGTCTGGCGCCTGGAGAATGTGCTCCGGCCCGGGGAGCTTGGCAACAAGAGCTTCGACATGGTGCTGGTGCCGCGCAATGCGCAAACCACCGGCGATGTCGATGTGCATGAAGTCGGCACCGACTCTGCCGGACGAGTTATCTTCGTCAACACAAAATATAGCTGCCTGGCGACGCTCGACCTCAACCATAGTTTCCGCCCGATCTGGAAACCCAAATTCATCTCCAAGCTCGCGCCCGAAGATCGCTGTCATCTGAACGGCATGGCGATGGACAATGGCAAACCTCGCTATGTCACCGCCGTCAGCCGCAGCGACATCCTGACCGGGTGGCGTGAGCGACGCCACGAGGGCGGTGTTCTGATCGAGGTCGAGACCGATCGCGTGGTGACCGATCAGCTGTCGATGCCGCACAGCCCACGGGTTTACGGCGACAGCGTCCTCGCGCTCGATTCGGGGCGGGGGCAGATCATCCGCATCGATCCAAAGACCGGAGATCGTACCGACATCGCCTTCTGCCCGGGTTTCCTGCGCGGCATGTCGATCCATAATGGCCATGCCCTGGTCACCGTGTCGAAGCCGCGCAACGGCACCTTTGCCGGCCTTGCGCTGGACGATGCGATGAAGGAGCGTGACGCGGAACCATGGTGCGGCGTTCTGGTCGTCAATCTCGCTACCGGCGATATCGTCGAATGGGTGAAGCTTGAGGGTTTCATCACGGAATTGTTCGATGTGGCCGCGATGCCAAGTGTGGTCTGCCCGATGTCGATCGGCCCGGACACGCTGGAAATTCGCTCGACCATCACGTTCGATCCGGTGATTACCAAGGCCTGA